One part of the Glycine soja cultivar W05 chromosome 11, ASM419377v2, whole genome shotgun sequence genome encodes these proteins:
- the LOC114375655 gene encoding 1-aminocyclopropane-1-carboxylate synthase 3-like — translation MRLLSTKATCNSHGQDSSYFLGWQEYEKNPYDEVLNPKGIIQMGLAENQLSFDLLESWLEKNPDVAGFKSEGKSIFRELALFQDYHGLPSFKKALVDFMAEIRGNKVTFDPNHIVLTAGSTSANETLMFCLAEKGEAFLLPTPYYPGFDRDLKWRTGVEIVPIQCTSSNNFQVTEPALQQAYQDAKKRNLRVKGVMVTNPSNPLGTTMSRSELNLLIDFIKDKDMHLISDEIYSGTVYNSPGFVSVMEILKDRNDLNVWDKVHVVYSLSKDLGLPGFRVGAIYSENDAVVAAATKMSSFGLVSSQTQYLLAAMLGDKKFTKNYISENQKRLKRRQRNLVSGLQKAGISTLKTNNAGLFCWVDMRHLLHSNTFEAEMDLWKKILYEVRLNISPGSSCHCTEPGWFRMCFANMSEDTLNIAMKRLKTFVEAESNDNGCDKKRVQSSGNSSRRKSLSNWVFRLSSRDHREQEER, via the exons atgaggcTACTGTCTACAAAAGCCACATGCAACTCTCACGGCCAAGATTCTTCATACTTCCTAGGATGGCAGGAATATGAAAAGAACCCTTACGATGAGGTTCTGAATCCCAAGGGAATTATTCAAATGGGTCTTGCAGAGAATCAG CTCTCTTTCGATCTCCTAGAGTCATGGCTCGAAAAAAACCCTGACGTGGCTGGATTCAAAAGCGAAGGCAAATCCATATTCCGTGAGCTTGCTCTCTTCCAGGACTACCATGGCCTCCCTTCCTTTAAGAAGGCATTGGTAGACTTCATGGCAGAGATTAGAGGAAACAAAGTCACTTTTGATCCCAACCACATTGTTCTAACAGCCGGTTCCACGTCAGCAAACGAGACCCTCATGTTTTGCCTCGCTGAAAAAGGAGAGGCCTTCCTCCTTCCCACTCCTTATTACCCAGG ATTCGATAGAGATCTCAAGTGGCGAACCGGGGTGGAGATTGTTCCAATACAATGCACAAGCTCCAATAACTTCCAAGTCACTGAACCCGCTTTGCAGCAAGCTTATCAAGACGCGAAGAAGCGCAACCTCAGAGTCAAAGGCGTGATGGTGACAAACCCGTCCAACCCACTAGGTACTACAATGTCCCGGAGTGAATTGAACCTACTCATTGACTTCATCAAAGACAAAGACATGCATTTAATAAGCGACGAGATTTACTCCGGGACCGTTTACAACTCCCCAGGCTTCGTTAGCGTCATGGAAATTCTTAAGGATAGAAATGACCTTAACGTTTGGGACAAGGTTCACGTTGTTTATAGTCTCTCCAAAGACTTGGGTTTACCAGGATTCCGTGTGGGCGCAATCTATTCTGAAAACGACGCCGTTGTGGCGGCTGCGACCAAAATGTCAAGTTTTGGCTTGGTTTCCTCACAAACCCAGTACCTCCTCGCAGCCATGCTTGGTGACAAGAAATTCACCAAAAACTACATCTCTGAGAACCAAAAGAGGTTGAAACGACGTCAGAGAAACCTCGTTTCGGGCCTTCAGAAAGCAGGCATTAGCACCCTTAAGACCAACAATGCAGGCTTGTTTTGCTGGGTTGACATGAGGCACCTTCTCCATTCCAACACATTCGAAGCTGAGATGGACCTTTGGAAGAAGATACTCTACGAGGTTCGGTTGAACATTTCACCAGGCTCGTCCTGCCACTGTACCGAACCTGGCTGGTTCCGAATGTGTTTCGCTAACATGTCCGAAGATACTTTAAACATAGCCATGAAACGGTTGAAGACCTTCGTGGAAGCAGAGTCAAATGACAACGGGTGCGACAAGAAAAGAGTTCAGTCTTCAGGAAAttcttcaagaagaaagtcaCTCTCCAATTGGGTTTTCCGGCTATCGTCTCGCGACCACCGTGAGCAGGAAGAACGATAG